TATATCTTTAAGCGGGAaatctatttattttcgtCGTAGAATACGTGTGTATTTCGCTGTTTTTTTTCCTGCACTGGATTCTCATTGCCTGCTGGGTTGCCAAGCTCACTGCGGGGCCCATGCGCTTCACAACACTGGCAAGGGCAGGTGTTCACGTCTTGGCGGGAATTAAAAAagctattttaaattttagtagGCAATACCTTCAggatttttaactttattaagCTGTGTAGGCTTTAAATCAGATTTTTTAGGTTGAGGTTGAAATGATTTTGACGTAAAAAGCACAGAAAATTTTAAGAAGTACATTtaatttgttgatttttcttttgtttctaCTCATTAATATGTTTGTATAAGGTTTTTTATgacaataattatttaaaatttatttaagcaacATACTATACTGTAGGTACCatcaataattattatttttatttgttttgactTGTATCGTATTATACCGATTAAGTAGAATTACAGTTTAAATCAATTctcacagaaaaaaaataaaatttaaataaaatgaaggcaatcttaaattgtaatttgttttaatttacaacAAATTTTAGTACAATTTTGGTCCAGTTCTCTGGCGTGCTCCTAAAAAGTACCATGATGTATCATTTACAAATAATTCTTGCCATAGAAGGCGCCTACGAAGGCGGCCAAGATGGTGAGAAAAAAGGCGACCACGTAGAAGAGAGTGCTGCGTCCTTGGCGCGAACGTTGCATCATCTTCTGGCCAGAATCGGGACCAATCGTCTGGTCCCGCAAAGTGTCGACCTCTTCCTTGAGAGCCAGACGCTCATCCTCCAGCTTGCTGACCTGCTTAAGCAACTTGGCCACCGGCTCGCTGATCTCCTGGGCATCGAAGTGGTCCTCGCCGTCCTTATTGTCCACAGGGGATCTAGCCGAACCTCCGGCCTGGCGGAACTGTTCGTCCTTCGAAAAGACTAGTTCACATCTGATCTTGGTGTCCCAGATGTTCTCCGGCTTCTGTTCCTTCTGTTGCTTCCAGAACTCCTGCATGTCGGTCATCTCGCCAGTTACCTCGACCGCCTGGAGAAGGAACTTGTGGCGCTTCTGCACCGGCTCCTGGAGAATGGGCTGCATGTAGATGTCCACGTTGACCTTCTCCCCGGGCTCCAGAACACCAATGTTGGGGCGCACGAAAAAGAGCTTCGGCGTGGTGGTCTTCATCTTGAAGGCCATTTTCTGGGTCTTGCTGGGATTCCCGATGACTAGCTTTTTGTTGACGGACCGGTTGAAAGGCCCCTCAAAGAGGATACCGTCACAGGGCTCCAGAGACAGTTTGGTTTCCTTTATATCAGACATCTTGgaatatttattcttttttttaaattcgaaaGCGTTGTGAATGTTTGCCCGAAACGAGGAAAAAGACTCCCAACTGAACAGTCCCACAAGTCACACGTTTGAAGAAAAAAGGATCGACTACTTCGACCATTACTTTTTCAGGGCTGGGTTAAGACTTGCTTTCAGCTTTCTGCAGCGGGGACACACTGTTTTTTCTTAAGAGAGCATTGCCAGCACTGCTTTTGCCAAGTCCAATCCGcgggaattttaaattattatattatatttaattttctacaTTGGTATTCATTATTCTTATCTTCTCTTACCGAAATTATACACAAAACTTGAGGTTGATTTGCAATATAGAGGAATGGACTCTCAATATCTAGCATTAAAAGggatattttaatttagtagATTTGCAAGGTTTCCCCACTGACCAacatgtttaatttatttttatttcgttcgTTTTTATTGTGTTTCGTTTCGTatacttttatttacaaaaattcGATGCGTTTTATGGGGTTGAGTGTGGGTAAAGTGGCTTGGATGGTTCCACTACCAAAATATCATGCGCCCGGCGTTGGGGGAGGTGGCCTTGGACAGAATGATGCCCGACAGTTCCTCGTCCTCCAGTTCGTTGCTGTTTCGATGGGGAGGTGGGATggtaaaaattcaaattaaataaatgcgTGACAGGACTCTCTTGATTTATGCAATTATATACACGTTTATTGGTATCGCTATTCATattgtttaattgtttttttctttgttgGTGGTTTTGCAATAAATAACAATGAATGTTGGTTGTCGAGACAGCGGATGCTGAGTGGGCATCGATATTGATCACGGTGCGATGATGGGTTTTTTCGAATTCGATTCGAATTGGAGGGTGGATGCTTTTGTGGGCGGGTGCAGTACAACAGGCACAACGATAACAACAGTTACAACGGATTGCGGTAGCCAATTTCGCTTTTAAGGTCTACAAATTAAGTCCAGgcggataaataaaaatagaaaaaagagagggaagaaaataaagtgattatatatatactgaATAAAACATATCAGATTCCATTAGCGGCACAAACACAAATTCAAATACGGaacgaaataaaaacataGCACAAACGTACAAAATCAGGATGTAGACATGCGGGTGATGATGTTGTATGGACTGGTAAAGCAGGGGGTTGGTGGGGGCTATATAGGGCCAATaatacacattttattttaattaagtcacgttttatttatgttgttctttttcgatttttgttttcttttcaactttaggcactatttaaatattaaatatatattgcaaaaatcaataaaaatatgccTTAAAAACTCCTGCGCTAAAAATAAGGTTTTGTACAGCATGTTTTGTTGTAAAAATTTTGCATAAGTAAATTTCGATTATACGTAGTTTAAATAtcacttaaatattttcgttttaaGCCACAGTGggttaatttcaaattctgcAATTTCTAATTTACGTTTTGCGGACGGTTACACGAACAAATTGCATACGCGAGAAatgtacaactttttaaatatattaattataaatagcaTATTAAATAT
This window of the Drosophila biarmipes strain raj3 chromosome 3L, RU_DBia_V1.1, whole genome shotgun sequence genome carries:
- the LOC108034640 gene encoding vesicle-associated membrane protein-associated protein B, with product MSDIKETKLSLEPCDGILFEGPFNRSVNKKLVIGNPSKTQKMAFKMKTTTPKLFFVRPNIGVLEPGEKVNVDIYMQPILQEPVQKRHKFLLQAVEVTGEMTDMQEFWKQQKEQKPENIWDTKIRCELVFSKDEQFRQAGGSARSPVDNKDGEDHFDAQEISEPVAKLLKQVSKLEDERLALKEEVDTLRDQTIGPDSGQKMMQRSRQGRSTLFYVVAFFLTILAAFVGAFYGKNYL